A region from the Natronomonas salsuginis genome encodes:
- a CDS encoding phosphoadenosine phosphosulfate reductase family protein, translating to MSEFPEYVDVSYTDGEGESAADYPELEDKIEKAIEVVATGLEEYETPAIMWTGGKDSTLTLYFVKEVAEEYGLDLPPAVFIDHYQHFDELLEFVDRWADEWDLEVVFARNDDVGAYVDEHDLEPGDDIEIDALSEHNQHHVRNILEYEEETFPFLLDTYVGNHLLKTVALNNTLEAHDIDGIISGIRWDEQEARADETFFSPRHDPDIYPPHDRIQPILQFDEGDVWDAFWYYVVPETVPEFPDEGYVPQDYDDLPNGLTHDDIPVSPKYFAGFRSLGSEISTEKSDEEPAWLQDLDNTTERAGRAQDKEDLMERLRDLGYM from the coding sequence ATGAGCGAGTTCCCGGAGTACGTCGACGTATCGTACACCGACGGCGAGGGTGAATCCGCCGCGGACTACCCCGAACTGGAGGACAAGATCGAGAAGGCGATCGAGGTAGTCGCGACCGGGCTCGAGGAGTACGAGACCCCCGCGATCATGTGGACCGGCGGCAAGGACTCGACGCTGACGCTGTACTTCGTCAAGGAGGTTGCCGAGGAGTACGGGCTCGATCTCCCGCCCGCGGTGTTCATCGATCACTACCAGCACTTCGACGAGCTCCTCGAGTTCGTCGATCGGTGGGCCGACGAGTGGGATCTCGAGGTCGTGTTCGCGCGCAACGACGATGTCGGCGCGTACGTCGACGAACACGACCTCGAACCGGGCGACGACATCGAAATCGACGCGCTGAGCGAGCACAACCAACACCACGTCCGAAACATCCTCGAATACGAAGAGGAGACGTTCCCCTTCCTGCTCGACACGTACGTCGGGAACCACCTCCTGAAGACGGTCGCGCTGAACAACACGCTGGAAGCGCACGACATCGACGGGATCATCTCGGGCATCCGCTGGGACGAACAGGAGGCTCGCGCCGACGAGACGTTCTTCTCGCCGCGACACGATCCCGACATCTACCCGCCGCACGACCGGATTCAGCCGATCCTGCAGTTCGACGAGGGCGACGTCTGGGACGCTTTCTGGTACTACGTCGTTCCCGAAACCGTTCCCGAGTTCCCCGACGAGGGGTACGTGCCGCAGGACTACGACGATCTGCCGAACGGCCTCACGCACGACGACATCCCGGTTTCGCCGAAGTACTTCGCCGGCTTCCGCTCGCTCGGCAGCGAGATCTCGACCGAAAAGAGCGACGAGGAACCCGCCTGGCTGCAGGACCTCGACAACACGACCGAGCGCGCCGGGCGCGCTCAGGACAAAGAGGACCTGATGGAGCGCCTGCGCGACCTCGGCTACATGTAA